The following proteins are co-located in the Flammeovirga kamogawensis genome:
- a CDS encoding MORN repeat-containing protein — translation MLKQTYILIAFILFSFFTNAQTCVEGDCENGHGEMIYKNKDSYKGEWINGYPNGSGVFTFNNNEYSGEFSNGNFEGEGTLKWADGSIYKGHFKSNKFNGYGVFLWVDGNRYEGNFVDDIIQGKGDFSYKNGDHYIGEFFDSRPHGNGVYTYKDRRQYIGSFKRGKKRGYGVLIFANGDIYKGEFKKDLQNGKGSLTTSSGCINGYWVNGNLNKIFNESPPSKENQKTDEIIMK, via the coding sequence ATGTTAAAACAAACTTATATCCTTATCGCTTTTATTCTTTTTTCTTTTTTTACTAATGCACAAACTTGTGTAGAAGGTGATTGTGAGAATGGACATGGTGAAATGATCTATAAGAACAAAGATTCTTATAAAGGTGAATGGATTAATGGATACCCAAACGGGTCTGGGGTATTTACATTTAATAATAATGAATATTCTGGAGAATTCTCAAACGGAAATTTCGAAGGTGAAGGCACATTAAAATGGGCAGATGGTTCTATTTATAAAGGCCATTTTAAAAGCAATAAATTTAACGGATATGGTGTTTTCTTATGGGTTGATGGTAATCGATATGAAGGTAACTTTGTTGATGATATAATTCAGGGAAAAGGTGATTTTTCTTACAAAAATGGAGATCATTATATTGGTGAATTTTTTGACTCTAGGCCACACGGTAATGGTGTTTATACGTATAAGGATAGACGACAATATATCGGTTCATTTAAAAGGGGTAAAAAGAGAGGTTATGGCGTTTTAATTTTCGCAAATGGTGATATTTATAAAGGTGAATTCAAAAAGGATTTACAAAATGGAAAGGGATCTTTAACCACTAGTTCTGGTTGTATTAATGGATATTGGGTAAACGGGAATTTAAATAAAATATTTAATGAAAGCCCTCCATCAAAAGAAAACCAAAAAACTGATGAGATCATCATGAAATAA
- a CDS encoding DUF445 domain-containing protein yields MDSTFTINDFFLYISIPLISGFVGWFTNFAAIKMMFYPIHFFGIRPFGWQGIIPTKSTKIASKSVDLLTAKLLKIEDQFALLDPDIVSHEMEESLSRVTRKTVDLIMQSEIPYLWENSPTSVKISIYESIEEKIPGVTEKILFDIGRNIREMLDLKKLTLDTVLEKPGLLNEIFMKCGEKEFKFIEISGLYFGFLFGLVQMVIAYFYNPWWLLPLFGVFVGYATNWLALKLIFEPKEPIYFLGMRFQGLFLQRQITVAEVYSKIITQEILTTERIFRYTLQNTGKKKLSEIFNIRISELVDDTYDDIKDVIQKFVDEDFAKKHLGIVKNIAHFTFMAEFHICLRDAFPYADQVFDLKNNIQKKIEDLPYEDFEGLLRPAFKEDEWILISVGAILGGCAGVLQFILLFQ; encoded by the coding sequence ATGGATTCAACTTTTACTATTAATGATTTTTTCTTATATATTTCAATTCCTCTTATTAGTGGTTTTGTAGGATGGTTCACAAATTTTGCAGCAATCAAAATGATGTTCTACCCTATCCATTTTTTTGGAATACGTCCTTTTGGTTGGCAAGGTATAATACCAACTAAATCAACTAAAATTGCATCAAAATCTGTTGATTTACTTACTGCTAAACTTTTAAAAATAGAAGATCAGTTTGCCTTATTAGATCCAGATATTGTGTCTCATGAAATGGAAGAATCACTTTCAAGAGTTACAAGAAAAACTGTAGATCTTATAATGCAATCAGAAATTCCCTACTTATGGGAAAACTCACCTACTTCTGTAAAAATATCTATTTATGAATCAATAGAAGAAAAAATTCCTGGAGTTACTGAAAAAATTCTCTTTGATATAGGTCGCAACATCAGAGAAATGCTCGACCTTAAGAAACTTACTTTAGACACCGTTCTAGAAAAGCCCGGACTTTTAAATGAAATTTTCATGAAGTGTGGTGAGAAGGAATTTAAATTTATTGAAATCTCAGGTTTATACTTTGGGTTTCTATTTGGGTTGGTTCAAATGGTTATTGCATACTTTTATAATCCATGGTGGCTTTTACCTCTTTTTGGTGTATTTGTAGGGTATGCGACAAACTGGCTAGCATTAAAATTGATTTTCGAACCAAAAGAACCTATTTATTTCTTAGGAATGAGGTTTCAAGGATTGTTTCTTCAAAGGCAAATTACAGTTGCCGAAGTTTACTCAAAAATTATAACACAAGAAATCCTTACTACAGAACGTATTTTTAGATATACACTTCAGAATACAGGTAAAAAAAAGTTGTCTGAAATATTTAATATCAGAATTAGTGAATTAGTAGATGATACATACGATGATATTAAAGATGTAATTCAAAAATTTGTAGATGAAGATTTTGCCAAAAAGCATTTAGGTATTGTTAAAAATATAGCTCATTTTACTTTTATGGCAGAATTTCATATTTGCTTAAGAGACGCATTCCCCTATGCCGATCAGGTCTTTGATTTAAAAAATAACATTCAAAAGAAAATAGAAGATCTACCCTACGAAGATTTTGAAGGGCTTCTTAGACCAGCTTTCAAAGAAGATGAATGGATTTTAATAAGTGTTGGAGCAATTTTAGGTGGTTGTGCTGGGGTACTGCAGTTTATTCTGCTCTTTCAATAA
- a CDS encoding basic amino acid/polyamine antiporter, whose product MENRENKVGLIGLIAIVFGSMVGSGVFNIPQNIAHGAALGAVVISWIISGIGIWFLIRSFAILSDQRQDIKSDIYAYAEEGFGKYVGFNAAWGYWLCAAFGNVAFAVMLNDAFGSFFPILLNHSKEMIIVGSVFIWIMNFLSMYGTRNTAFLNTISTIAKFIGLIAIVGLMLIYTEIDNFNFDIWGSSLNLGSVSSQIKSTMMVTLWCFIGIEGAVVISTKAKKREDVSKATAIGFFAALVIYVLISVLSFGLMKQPDLAQLITPSTGGVIANAVGEWGVTFVNICVIFSILGAWIAWTILVAEVPSQAAKNGVMPTFFDSDNKHGAPKSSLIISSIVIQITLLCVVFAQHVYLAAINIAGVMILPTYFLSSLFLVKEAYNRKIYKQDIKKRRKAFMIGFLSSIYCAWLMYAAGLNYILMSSIFYAIGFGFYYQMHKKSTFILTYKERILAAIFIFIALIELYLLFSGKVSA is encoded by the coding sequence ATGGAAAATAGAGAAAATAAGGTTGGATTAATTGGATTAATAGCAATTGTTTTTGGTTCAATGGTTGGTAGTGGTGTGTTTAATATTCCTCAGAATATTGCACATGGTGCGGCATTAGGTGCTGTTGTTATCTCATGGATTATTTCGGGCATTGGTATCTGGTTTTTGATACGTTCTTTTGCAATTCTATCTGATCAAAGGCAAGATATTAAATCTGATATTTATGCATATGCTGAAGAAGGTTTTGGAAAATATGTTGGCTTTAATGCTGCTTGGGGATATTGGTTATGTGCTGCTTTTGGTAATGTAGCCTTTGCTGTAATGCTTAATGATGCTTTTGGTTCTTTCTTTCCTATTTTACTAAATCATAGTAAAGAAATGATCATTGTTGGTTCAGTATTTATTTGGATAATGAATTTCCTATCAATGTATGGTACACGAAATACTGCATTTTTAAATACTATATCAACTATAGCTAAATTCATTGGCTTAATTGCAATTGTTGGTTTAATGCTTATTTATACTGAGATTGATAACTTCAATTTTGACATATGGGGTTCTTCATTAAATTTAGGTAGTGTCAGCAGTCAAATTAAAAGTACCATGATGGTTACATTATGGTGTTTTATTGGAATTGAAGGAGCTGTAGTTATTTCTACAAAAGCTAAAAAAAGAGAAGATGTATCTAAAGCAACTGCTATTGGTTTTTTTGCTGCATTAGTTATTTATGTATTAATATCTGTTCTATCATTCGGGTTAATGAAACAACCTGATTTAGCCCAACTTATTACACCTTCTACGGGTGGAGTAATAGCAAATGCTGTTGGAGAATGGGGTGTTACTTTTGTCAATATATGCGTTATATTTTCAATTTTAGGAGCATGGATTGCATGGACAATATTAGTAGCAGAAGTACCTTCTCAAGCCGCAAAGAATGGCGTAATGCCAACGTTTTTTGATTCAGACAATAAACACGGAGCTCCCAAAAGTTCATTGATTATTTCGAGTATAGTTATTCAAATAACATTATTATGTGTAGTATTTGCTCAGCATGTTTACCTCGCTGCAATTAATATTGCTGGTGTAATGATATTACCTACATACTTTCTAAGCTCACTATTTTTAGTAAAAGAAGCATATAACCGAAAAATCTATAAACAAGACATTAAAAAAAGAAGAAAAGCATTTATGATTGGCTTCCTATCTTCAATTTATTGTGCTTGGTTAATGTACGCTGCTGGTTTAAATTATATATTAATGTCTTCAATTTTTTATGCAATAGGTTTTGGATTCTATTATCAAATGCATAAAAAAAGTACTTTTATATTAACTTATAAAGAACGAATACTTGCTGCAATATTCATTTTTATTGCTTTAATTGAGTTGTATCTTCTTTTTAGTGGAAAGGTATCTGCATAA